The DNA segment GGCCAGTCTGCGCAACCGGTTGATTGTTCTGTTTGCGGCGCTGGGCATACTTGTGCTCGGTGTCATCGTGACCATCAACATGCCGGTGGACGTTTTTCCCGATCTTACGGCCCCAACTGTAACGATTCTCACGGAATCGCACGGTATGGCGCCCGAGGAAGTCGAGAAGCTGGTGACGTTTCCTATTGAGACGGTCGTCAACGGGGCTTCGGGCGTCAGGCGCGTCCGCTCCAATTCCATACAGGGGCTCTCAACCGTCTGGGTCGAGTTCGACTGGGGAGTCGATATCTATATCGCTCGACAGATTGTGAACGAGAAGCTCCAGATCATGCGGAATACGCTGCCGGAAGGCGTCGATCAGCCGGTGCTTGCCCCGATCACTTCGATCATGGGTGAGATCATGCTCGTCGGCCTGACCGCCGACTCAACATCACCGATGGAGCTTCGAACGCTCGCCGACTTCACTGTGGCGCGACGTATCCA comes from the Bacteroidota bacterium genome and includes:
- a CDS encoding efflux RND transporter permease subunit, encoding MLDKLMQASLRNRLIVLFAALGILVLGVIVTINMPVDVFPDLTAPTVTILTESHGMAPEEVEKLVTFPIETVVNGASGVRRVRSNSIQGLSTVWVEFDWGVDIYIARQIVNEKLQIMRNTLPEGVDQPVLAPITSIMGEIMLVGLTADSTSPMELRTLADFTVARRI